One window of the Podospora pseudopauciseta strain CBS 411.78 chromosome 4, whole genome shotgun sequence genome contains the following:
- a CDS encoding hypothetical protein (EggNog:ENOG503PY0M; antiSMASH:Cluster_8): MEKNNTPQTGHDGLIHIPNHPPNAAERNSTTYPEVIHVPQSQSSILSGRLSPSQQQENESNLPEVTTEQPPLHLEKTYPEVATHEHQHHRPPQQSRSPPPSTVQYLQAHQQQSPSPVPTPAPTHTTYTAGQGTIIPEPRPSGVHSLGDAWSINSAEDVERDPQIGYIPGAGGGGGGGSGPRNGHSRNPSDPDRSFSRARSRSFGKKPLVRRSIFWVLVLLVAIIIALAGVLGAVATGKIKTSGTAESEPVVHPDDGGGFTLSTATTTSGKTVSLSCPSADGLDYTVTVDNQQKVFRRQCGANYAGGDGVLGLVKGDVLSLADCLDRCAKEEKCAGAVFIPMANPDPQCWLKEFLGVKREGQDMESGVLWQ, from the exons ATGGAGAAAAACAACACACCACAAACCGGCCACGACGGGCTCATCCATatccccaaccacccaccaaaCGCCGCCGAGCGAAACTCGACAACCTACCCTGAAGTCATCCATGTTCCACAATCCCaatcctccatcctctccggCCGTTTGTCACCATCACAACAGCAAGAAAACGAGAGCAACCTCCCCGAGGTCACCACCGAGCAGCCGCCGCTTCACCTCGAAAAGACCTACCCCGAGGTAGCCACACAcgaacaccaacaccaccgccccccacAGCAGTCGAGATCCCCACCGCCATCTACAGTCCAGTATCTCCAAGCACATCAGCAACAAAGCCCAAGTCCGGTCCCAACTCCAGCACCCACGCACACGACATACACCGCCGGGCAAGGGACGATAATACCCGAGCCGAGACCATCAGGCGTTCACTCGCTAGGAGACGCGTGGAGCATCAACAGCGCGGAGGATGTAGAGCGGGATCCACAAATAGGATACATTCCCggtgctggcggcggcggcggcggtgggagcGGGCCGAGGAACGGACACAGCCGGAACCCGTCGGATCCGGACAGGTCCTTCTCCCGTGCGCGCAGCAGGAGTTTTGGGAAGAAGCCtctggtgaggaggtcgatATTctgggtgctggtgctgctcgtGGCTATTATCATTGCTTTGGCCGGTGTGCTGGGGGCGGTGGCAACGGGGAAGATAAAAACCTCTGGCACGGCAGAGAG TGAGCCAGTGGTTCATcctgatgatggagggggtttcACACTGTCgacggccaccaccacgtCGGGGAAGACAGTTTCGCTTTCTTGCCCTTCGGCGGATGGACTTGATTACACGGTTACCGTTGATAATCAACAAAAGGTGTTTAGACGGCAGTGCGGGGCTAACTAtgctggcggtgatggcgtGTTGGGTTTGGTAAAGGGCGATGTGCTGAGTTTGGCGGATTGCTTGGATCGGTGCGCTAAGGAGGAGAAGTGTGCTGGTGCTGTGTTCATTCCGATGGCCAATCCGGATCCCCAGTGTTGGTTGAAGGAGTTTTTGGGTGTCAAGAGAGAGGGCCAGGATATGGAGAGTGGAGTCCTGTGGCAGTAA
- a CDS encoding hypothetical protein (EggNog:ENOG503NW9Q; COG:M; antiSMASH:Cluster_8), with the protein MVAMLTGLKCLMEQVEQTDPWFSAVKGLDVKGGVFNLLREEMEELMLRLEVEREGGLKGKLTWKLNKKEMDGLMNRIERWKGVVSVALLGDHSKLLSAISTDLVCVKEDVDGIKERINNLKVDMTNVKDGVKGLTDSAASQRSGKLSSDVFVLLLSITEWCPGIPGAGKTTLASLLISFLETSTSGTNKPIPYLYCNYKERSQQSVQNMMGSLLKQLIQHTGVIDEDILKFSKDEKPVRL; encoded by the exons ATGGTCGCCATGCTCACAGGCCTAAAATGTTTGATGGAGCAGGTGGAGCAAACAGACCCATGGTTCAGCGCGGTCAAGGGACTGGACGTGAAGGGTGGCGTTTTCAATCTTTTGAGAGAGGAAATGGAAGAGCTCATGTTGAGGTTGGAAGtggaaagggagggaggattgAAGGGCAAGCTGACCTGGAAATTAAACAAGAAAGAGATGGATGGCTTGATGAACCGGATCGAAAGGTGGAAAGGTGTTGTCTCGGTAGCACTTTTGGGCGATCACTC GAAGCTCCTGTCGGCCATCAGCACGGATTTGGTCTGTGTAAAAGAAGATGTAGATGGCATCAAAGAGCGCATTAACAACCTCAAGGTGGACATGACCAATGTGAAGGATGGAGTAAAGGGCCTGACAGATAGTGCTGCAAGCCAACGATCAGGTAAGCTCTCATCCGACGTctttgttttgttgctgaGTATTACAGAGTGGTGTCCTGGGATTC CCGGCGCCGGGAAAACAACACTTGC TTCTTTGCTTATTAGCTTCCTTGAAACTTCGACTAGCGGCACAAACAAACCGATTCCATACTTGTACTGCAACTACAAGGAGCGAAGTCAGCAAAGCGTTCAAAATATGATGGGAAGCCTGCTCAAGCAACTTATTCAACACACAGGCGTTATTGATGAAGACATATTGAAGTTTTCCAAGGACGAAAAACCTGTTCGACTTTAA
- a CDS encoding hypothetical protein (EggNog:ENOG503PD1H; MEROPS:MER0080922; COG:O), whose product MIPLRFLLSAAPVLASAHDFSAPPDSSRQQNPSLVTRGEGFIRSPLNVLPNPAPPKLIRGRQNEVTIENQFTGTRYGVDIDVGTPGQKLTLILDTGSPDTWVNPTCDTANVPDDCRSFPVYDWRKSSSLNATRVTDILVYGKGNATIQYVRESVKIGGATVRNQVIGVALESHDIPLGILGLSPPIRGVNEYPYILDTMKDQKLINSRAFSMDLRTVDSPEGALIFGGVDTGKYIGSLAKLPMLPQNQTPRGADRYYVTMSGVGLTYPDGLVERSQELEVPVFLDSGGTLSRLPRRIYQAFASSFADTQYDPSTGFYFLDCNVADLEGSIDFYFGDKVINVPFNDFIWHVQGYCVLGVLPDDDGEPVLGDTFLRAAYVVFDQDNRNLHLAQAANCGSNIIAISTGPDAVPSATGRCTAPPPRPTSGNNNLDVTAERGPTATFTGVGPTGIDIGPGPVATRVSGTGPLGINPTGQSKAYSLKIDVWKAVVGALVVGFIM is encoded by the exons ATGATACCCCTTCGATTCCTCCTCAGTGCCGCCCCTGTCCTTGCCTCCGCACATGATTTCTCCGCACCGCCGGACAGCTCCAGACAGCAAAACCCTTCGCTCGTAACACGCGGCGAAGGATTCATCCGCTCCCCGCTTAATGTGCTGCCCAACCCAGCGCCACCAAAACTGATCCGAGGCCGACAAAATGAAGTTACCATTGAAAACCAGTTCACCGGAACCCGCTACGGCGTCGACATAGATGTCGGGACACCCGGGCAAAAACTGACGCTGATCCTGGATACTGGCTCGCCAGACACTTGGGTGAACCCAACATGTGACACTGCCAATGTGCCTGACGACTGTCGATCGTTCCCGGTCTACGACTGGAGGAAGAGCTCAAGTCTGAACGCAACGCGCGTGACCGACATCCTCGTGTATGGGAAAGGGAATGCGACAATACAATATGTTAGAGAGAGTGTCAAAATTGGAG GGGCCACGGTTAGAAACCAGGTCATCGGCGTAGCCCTCGAGTCCCACGACATCCCCCTGGGAATCCTTGGCCTCTCGCCCCCTATTCGAGGAGTCAACGAGTATCCTTACATTCTCGACACGATGAAAGACCAAAAGTTGATCAACTCGCGAGCCTTCAGCATGGATCTTAGAACCGTCGACTCCCCCGAGGGAGCACTCATCTTTGGCGGCGTGGACACTGGAAAATACATCGGATCTCTAGCCAAACTCCCTATGCTGCCTCAGAACCAAACTCCAAGGGGAGCGGACAGATACTATGTCACCATGAGCGGCGTGGGACTAACATACCCCGACGGTCTAGTTGAAAGATCACAAGAGCTTGAAGTCCCTGTTTTCCTCGATTCGGGCGGAACACTCAGCCGACTTCCCCGACGAATCTACCAAGCCTTCGCCTCCAGCTTCGCAGACACCCAATACGACCCCTCGACCGGTTTCTATTTCCTCGACTGCAATGTTGCTGATCTGGAAGGCTCCATTGACTTTTACTTTGGGGATAAAGTGATCAACGTGCCCTTCAACGATTTCATCTGGCACGTTCAGGGGTACTGCGTGCTGGGCGTGCTCCCAGATGACGACGGGGAGCCGGTGCTGGGAGACACCTTCCTGCGAGCGGCCTACGTGGTGTTTGATCAAGACAACAGAAACTTGCACCTGGCTCAGGCGGCGAATTGCGGAAGCAACATCATTGCCATCAGCACGGGGCCAGATGCTGTGCCCAGTGCGACAGGCAGGTGCACGGCACCGCCTCCAAGACCGACGTCTGGGAACAATAATCTGGATGTCACTGCTGAACGTGGCCCTACGGCGACCTTCACCGGTGTGGGACCCACAGGTATCGATATCGGGCCCGGCCCAGTAGCCACTAGGGTGAGCGGGACGGGCCCGCTGGGGATCAACCCAACCGGACAGTCCAAGGCTTATTCTCTCAAAATCGATGTATGGAAAGCTGTTGTGGgagctttggtggtggggtttaTCATGTAG
- the CYR1 gene encoding cysteinyl-tRNA synthetase (BUSCO:EOG092611G7; COG:J; EggNog:ENOG503NVK1), with translation MRSIAGTRPFFSSLKKLTPIARQPPRYFRFYSQSRMASITVHNSLKPGPPVPFVPKTDGKISWYACGPTTYDLSHLGHARNYLSNDIIRRIFQDYFGYEVNFVMNYTDVDDKIIIKARRQRLLDLEKEKSYTPEQLRELVSKAFQAYAQSNLPLLVTQGQPELDENNYQARKDAAYGQVLAGGTLSGEGRPGDAEAKIKMHLNNMDSAAKSLQTSSGFDGAEDILLPYLDSLYKETIDTSDQTIFTDLTQRMEKAFNDDMAALNVLEPTAVTRVTEYVPQIVSFVEQIIQKGFAYEADGSVYFDIGAFEKAGNTYARLRPESRNDKALQEEGEGSLSKSSGGQKKRDADFALWKRSKPGEPYWPSPWGQGRPGWHIECSVMASDKLGDNMDIHSGGIDLAFPHHDNELAQSEAFFHQCGKGEHTWVNYFLHMGHLSIAGSKMSKSLKNFQTIQDALATTYTARNMRIVFLMGRWNDGVEISGDMRKQADNWENTVDNFFTNIKAKLAEVDAPTDGVKYLSLTGAGNSLIEDIEQAKKDLDAALRNSFDTPGAMQVILRLVRNANIYMNDKAKSSNLQPVEAAARWVTKIVGIFGLDATAKPPYDGLGWGSSSATAAADVDPQTAIKSYAAAYEKVKADVQSLHLSASSIQSALEHSPDAEFAEVEKSGEKDVEKLALPYLRATSRLRDELRAVAPTLASEPQIKQAVLALSDRIRDYDLTDLGVQLDDQTDKPSLIKFVPAAKLIAAREEKASQLAEKAKQKEEARKAREKAEEEKWTKAKVAPQDMFKDDPKYTEWDADGLPTKLAEGGESVPKSQAKKLKKDWDRQKKLHEEYLAKFGGKA, from the exons ATGCGCTCCATCGCCGGCACACGAccatttttttcttcattGAAGAAGTTGACGCCAATTGCCAGGCAACCCCCGAGGTACTTCCGATTTTATTCACAGTCAAGGATGGCGTCTATCACAGTCCACAACTCTCTAAAGCCCGGTCCGCCGGTGCCCTTCGTACCCAAGACCGACGGCAAAATTTCGTGGTATGCTTGCGGGCCAACAACCTACGACCTCAGTCACTTGGGCCATGCCCGAAACTATCTATCCAACG ACATCATTCGCCGTATATTCCAGGACTACTTCGGCTACGAAGTCAACTTTGTGATGAACTATACAGATGTCGACGAcaagatcatcatcaaag CCAGGAGACAGCGCTTGCTTGACTTGGAAAAAGAGAAGTCGTATACCCCCGAGCAGCTCCGAGAACTCGTCTCCAAGGCCTTCCAAGCGTATGCTCAAAGCAATCTTCCCCTCTTGGTAACCCAGGGTCAACCAGAGTTGGATGAGAACAACTACCAGGCGCGTAAAGATGCCGCTTACGGTCAGGTTCTTGCAGGAGGGACCCTCAGTGGAGAGGGTAGGCCAGGGGACGCCgaggccaagatcaagatgCACCTGAACAACATGGACTCGGCAGCCAAGTCCCTCCAGACTTCCTCCGGCTTTGACGGTGCTGAAGACATTCTGCTTCCCTATCTCGATTCTCTGTACAAAGAGACGATCGACACCAGCGATCAGACCATCTTCACTGACCTCACTCAGAGGATGGAAAAGGCCTTCAACGATGACATGGCAGCCTTGAATGTTCTGGAGCCTACCGCCGTCACGAGGGTAACTGAGTATGTGCCCCAGATTGTGTCCTTTGTCGAGCAAATCATTCAGAAGGGGTTTGCATATGAGGCCGACGGCTCAGTCTACTTTGATATTGGTGCCTTTGAGAAGGCTGGGAATACCTACGCAAGGCTGCGCCCGGAGAGCAGAAATGACAAGGCCCTgcaggaggaaggagagggctcTCTGTCTAAGAGTTCAGGCGGCCAGAAAAAACGCGACGCCGATTTTGCACTGTGGAAGCGAAGCAAGCCCGGTGAGCCATACTGGCCCAGCCCCTGGGGTCAGGGGAGACCTGGCTGGCACATTGAATGCTCCGTGATGGCCTCTGATAAGCTCGGCGACAACATGGATATCCATTCGGGTGGCATTGATCTTGCCTTCCCTCACCACGACAACGAGCTGGCTCAGAGCGAGGCCTTTTTCCACCAGTGCGGCAAGGGCGAGCACACATGGGTCAACTACTTTTTGCATATGGGTCACCTTTCAATTGCCGGCAGCAAGATGAGCAAAAGCTTGAAGAACTTTCAAACAATCCAAGACGCGCTGGCTACCACATACACAGCGCGAAACATGCGCATCGTCTTTTTGATGGGCCGATGGAATGATGGTGTGGAGATCTCGGGAGATATGCGCAAGCAGGCCGATAACTGGGAGAATACTGTCGACAACTTCTTCACCAATATCAAGGCCAAGCTTGCCGAGGTTGATGCGCCAACCGATGGTGTCAAGTACCTGTCTCTCACAGGCGCCGGAAACAGTCTCATTGAGGACATCGAGCAAGCGAAGAAGGACCTCGATGCGGCACTTCGCAATTCCTTCGACACTCCTGGTGCCATGCAAGTGATCCTGCGCCTGGTCCGCAACGCCAACATCTACATGAACGACAAGGCAAAGTCATCCAATCTTCAGCCTGTCGAGGCGGCGGCCCGCTGGGTGACAAAGATCGTAGGTATCTTTGGCCTGGACGCTACCGCAAAGCCACCTTACGATGGCCTCGGCTGGGGGTCATCTTCTGCTACCGCTGCGGCTGACGTCGACCCCCAAACAGCGATCAAGTCCTACGCTGCTGCGTACGAGAAGGTTAAAGCTGATGTTCAATCGCTTCACCTCTCTGCCTCTTCGATTCAATCCGCTCTCGAGCACTCCCCAGACGCCGAGTTTGCCGAAGTAGAGAAGAGTGGCGAGAAGGACGTGGAGAAGCTGGCGCTGCCATATCTTCGTGCCACTTCCCGTCTCCGCGATGAGCTACGGGCCGTCGCCCCAACCCTTGCTTCAGAGCCTCAAATCAAGCAGGCTGTTCTCGCCCTCAGTGACCGTATCCGCGACTATGACTTGACCGACCTTGGCGTACAGCTCGATGATCAAACCGATAAGCCCAGTCTCATCAAGTTTGTGCCTGCTGCCAAACTTATCGCTGCGAGAGAGGAGAAAGCGTCCCAGCTTGCTGAGAAGGCTAAgcaaaaggaggaggcccGGAAGGCTAGagagaaggccgaggaggagaagtggACCAAGGCCAAGGTGGCCCCGCAAGACATGTTCAAGGACGACCCCAAATATACCGAGTGGGATGCTGACGGTCTGCCAACAAAGCTGGCCGAGGGGGGTGAGTCAGTGCCCAAGAGCCAGGCCAAAAAGTTGAAGAAGGACTGGGACAGGCAGAAGAAACTGCACGAAGAGTATCTTGCCAAGTTTGGAGGCAAGGCGTGA
- a CDS encoding hypothetical protein (COG:S; EggNog:ENOG503NVV2), translating into MVTQNLEIALRHLRDTEEWISMWIDAICIDQQNVAERSHQVAFMGEIYRKAAKTYVWVGPFADDSDEAMEWVDLIGGSINVDWGDEMMKTTDLLEKTKYAPMADASVPYEFEWPWPLLNLCHFTNREYFTRLWVRQEVKLSQNKVLVCGFKQLDWHFFATFARWMAVKPYTCVDEYGVWSQEMEKKYKAGSELVSNICAKLYDGAFLSFDRLRFDNSKLNWKDPRDAIYANLGLLPPEYRQLGIKPDYDKNPAAIFTDFAVRVATKLRSLGFLESCDRSAIELDSLPSWVPDWSSPMRMAADSENIWSASAWISAQVEYVGDGVLTANGVPISEVQRIDRWEDERSYDGQPYMVFDCIRSWCKHVPDNYDEQEWFLPGTGLTWLEAWCRLFLYGNLSEVFEAGQETMVHRPDLFSLQEAKELMLIIWRARSFHEIWCLYDPTWQRMERFLSKIGDRMKGRSVFRTVDRDIGVASSSVKAGDLVCVLLGCQVPVVLTPKERDGSSPDEQNQWQVSGSCFVVGLMDGEAITGALPEHYRTVDWRYRKDVLPENKINKFRSGLRNDEYRTLETDPSQVLEECGIPCIRYEREPHLLEVSPDALRDVGINLQQFTLV; encoded by the coding sequence TGAAATCTACCGCAAGGCCGCCAAGACATATGTATGGGTTGGTCCATTCGCAGATGACAGCGACGAGGCGATGGAATGGGTCGACCTGATCGGTGGTAGCATAAATGTCGATTGGGGCgatgagatgatgaagaccACAGACTTGTTGGAGAAGACAAAGTACGCGCCCATGGCAGATGCATCGGTACCCTATGAATTCGAATGGCCCTGGCCGTTATTGAACCTGTGTCACTTCACCAACAGGGAGTACTTCACAAGGCTATGGGTACGACAGGAAGTAAAACTGTCACAGAACAAAGTGCTTGTCTGCGGGTTTAAGCAGCTCGATTGGCACTTTTTCGCGACTTTTGCCCGCTGGATGGCAGTGAAACCCTACACCTGCGTGGATGAATATGGAGTATGGTCCCaggagatggaaaagaagTATAAGGCGGGCAGCGAGTTGGTCTCTAACATTTGTGCGAAACTGTATGATGGtgccttcttgtcctttgACCGGCTTCGGTTCGATAACAGCAAGCTGAACTGGAAAGATCCCAGGGACGCAATCTACGCCAACCTGGGCCTGCTCCCACCCGAGTACCGCCAGTTGGGAATCAAGCCGGACTATGACAAAAACCCGGCGGCTATCTTCACCGATTTTGCGGTTCGAGTGGCCACCAAGCTTCGGAGTCTGGGGTTCCTCGAATCCTGTGATCGCTCTGCCATTGAATTGGACAGCCTCCCTAGCTGGGTCCCTGACTGGTCATCGCCCATGAGGATGGCGGCGGATTCAGAAAATATCTGGAGCGCCTCTGCTTGGATATCGGCCCAGGTCGAATACGTGGGTGATGGCGTGTTGACGGCCAACGGTGTACCAATCTCAGAAGTTCAAAGGATTGACCGCTGGGAGGATGAAAGATCTTACGATGGCCAGCCCTACATGGTATTCGACTGCATCCGGTCCTGGTGCAAGCATGTACCTGACAACTATGATGAACAAGAATGGTTCTTGCCAGGCACCGGTCTGACGTGGTTGGAGGCCTGGTGTAGGCTTTTCCTGTATGGCAATCTCAGCGAAGTTTTCGAGGCTGGGCAAGAGACAATGGTTCACAGACCTGACTTGTTCTCGTTACAAGAAGCCAAAGAACTCATGCTCATCATTTGGAGAGCACGGTCCTTCCACGAGATATGGTGTCTCTATGATCCGACATGGCAACGCATGGAGAGGTTCCTGTCCAAGATTGGCGACAGGATGAAAGGCAGATCTGTTTTTCGGACAGTAGATCGGGATATTGGAGTAGCATCTTCCTCGGTAAAGGCTGGCGATTTGGTATGTGTGCTTTTGGGTTGTCAGGTGCCGGTTGTTTTGACACCTAAAGAAAGGGATGGTTCATCTCCCGACGAGCAGAATCAGTGGCAGGTATCAGGAAGCTGCTTCgttgttgggttgatggATGGCGAAGCTATCACGGGAGCATTGCCAGAACACTACCGGACTGTCGACTGGAGATATCGCAAGGATGTGCTTCCCGAAAATAAAATCAATAAGTTTCGTTCTGGTCTGCGTAATGACGAATACAGAACACTGGAAACCGATCCGTCACAAGTTTTAGAGGAATGTGGTATCCCCTGTATTAGATACGAAAGGGAACCACACCTGCTCGAGGTCTCACCAGATGCGTTGCGGGATGTAGGGATAAATCTGCAGCAATTTACGCTCGTTTAA
- a CDS encoding hypothetical protein (COG:S; EggNog:ENOG503P2JJ) has protein sequence MATPSQAQLIQAPSRPSVTGKKTIFLAGTTTRTDGPEWRDTLFHSIAHLPITVFNPLRPDWDSSWKEDIDFAPFREQVEWEFDRLNQADLVVVYFGPQTDAPISLLEFGLFARSGKLIVCCHKDYRKRGNIEIVSQKLGLKVLDAVGDLVDEVMRKLQEMLQI, from the coding sequence ATGGCAACCCCATCACAAGCTCAGCTCATACAAGCCCCATCACGCCCATCCGTGACAGGCAAGAAAACCATCTTTTTGGCCGGCACAACCACTCGAACTGATGGGCCAGAGTGGCGAGACACACTCTTCCACTCCATCGCACACCTCCCCATTACCGTGTTCAACCCCCTTCGACCGGACTGGGACAGCTCATGGAAGGAAGACATCGACTTTGCGCCCTTCCGAGAACAGGTGGAATGGGAGTTTGACAGGTTGAACCAGGCCgatctggtggtggtgtatttTGGGCCCCAGACAGACGCGCCCATCAGCCTGTTGGAGTTTGGGCTTTTTGCAAGGTCAGGCAAGTTGATTGTGTGCTGCCACAAGGATTACAGGAAGCGGGGGAATATCGAGATTGTGTCGCAGAAGTTGGGTCTAAAGGTTTTGGATGCAGTTGGtgatcttgttgatgaggtgatGCGAAAGCTGCAAGAGATGTTACAAATATGA